TGCATACTGTTAGATTGTGGCATCTTAGACTTGTGTAAATTGGAAGGAGAGCGAATATGCATGTCACTTATCAGTGATTTCAGAAAACCACTTGGATTGCTAGGATTCTGTCCCATCCCTCTCCTCCCTCCAGCGACTGGAGGTCGAAACTGCTTTCCTGAGGCTGTTTTATCTAATCCAGCTGCATTCACCATTGACGTCAGCGAATCAACAGATTCCATggctggtgatattccagagagccCGTCATAAGAGAGAATGCAGGCAATGGCATAAATAGATGCCCCGAGAGCTGGAGGTAGAACTTTCCGTGGATGTTTTACCTGAAAAACAGATATTGCAAAATAGATATTCAAGCTCAAGGGTGgatcaaacaaacaaaaaaataataataataattaatgaatgaaacgcaaaaaaaaaaaataataataataaaataaataataaaataaaataaaataaaaataaaaatttaaatgaatgaaatgcaagatctttctaaattattatgagcatctaaggacctgtttggacAATGAATTCttggaaaatcatgaatttggtgGAACCCATGCCAATGCATCAGGAGCTCACAACAACGAAGACTTGTCGATTGTGGTGGGGCATGCCAAATTTGTGATTTCCTCTAAAACAATAAGAGTGGAAGACAacttttaagaccaaggaagggttgtatgaatggttAGTCATGTCCTTTGGTCTTTCGAATGCACCTAGTACATTCATGAGGTTAATGAACCAAGTTCTAAAGCCATTCATTAGGCATTTCATAGTGGTCTACTTCGATaacattttgatatacagtcaggaCAAAGCAAGCCATATGAAACACCTCAAataggtccttcaagtgctcaccgaAAACAAGCATCTCAATATAAAAAAATGTAGTTGTTTGACTAATATCCTGCTTTTTGGGCTTTGTCATGACGTCCACAGGCATCCAGGTGGACAACGAAAATGAGAGAGTCATTAGGGAGTGACTGCTTCCAACAAACATCCATGAAGTACAGAGTTTTCACAGGTTGACAGCACTTTATCGTCGATTCATAAAGAACTTCAACACCAATGTGTCACCGACTACAAATTGTATGAAGAAAGGACCATTCAGTGGACTAACAAAGCTAACAGGAACTTTGATGAAATCAAGCACAAATTATCCACAACCCCAGTTCTTGTACTTCCTAGTTTTGACAAACTGTTTGAGGTCGAGTATGATgcttcatatgtcagaattggagaAGTTTTGTCACAAGAAGGTAGGCTGTTAGCCTTATACAATGAAAATCGTAGTAATGCACGCAAAACATGGTTGACATATGAGCTCGAATTGTACGCAGTGGTCCAGGCACTTCaacattggcgacattacttgATTTAGAGGGAATTCATCctttacacagaccatcaagctctcaaattcattaatagccgAACTAACGTGAATCGTATGCATGTTAGGTGGATTTCATTCTTACAAGAATTCACATTTGTGCTAAAGCATAAGTCTGGGCAACAGAACAAGTTGGCTGATACACTTAGCCGACACAccactttgttagtcactatgagcaatgaggttgtcaggTTCGAATGCCTCAAagatttatatgttgatgatgacAACTTCAAGGATGGGTGGATTAGATGCCAGGAAGGTCAGCCCAGCAACCTCCACATTCAGGATGGATTCCTCTGCAAAGCAAATCAGTTGAGCATTCCCCGGAGTTCATTACGAAACTATAtcattcaagagctacatggaagtGGCCTCAGCGGTCATTTAGGGCGGGACAAGATAGTAGCTCTCATGAAAGAACATTATTATTGGCCACAACTGAAACAGGATGTGGGAAGAGTAGTGCAGCGGTGTCACACGTGTCAGGCATCCAAGAGGCAGTCACAAAGCACAAGACTATACACTCCATTACCTTTCTCCGACGACGCTTGGGAGATTGTCTATGGACTTTGTGCTCGGTCTCCTACAGACCCAACATGGGGTGGATTCTGTCTTCGTTGTAGTCAGTAGATTTTCCAAGATGGCCCATTTCATTCATGCAAGAAAACTTTCGACGCTACGCGTGTTGCAAATCTATTTCTCTGAGAAGTTGTTCGACTATATGGGGTTCCAaaatccatcacctcatatcgTGACACTAAATTCCTCAGTCATTTTTGGAGGACTTTATGGCGATGATTTGACAGCTAGTTAAAGTTCATCAATGTATATCATTCGCAGACCAATGGACAGACCGAGGTAGTGAATCGTACACTTGGAAACCTTATACGATGCATTTCGATTGATAAACCAAACAATGGGACTTGGCCTTCGCTCTGGCAGAATTCGCGTTCAATAACATGCTGAACCATTCCACCGGCAAGTCCCCATTTGAAATTGTGTACGGACAAGTACCTCGACACACCCTTGATTTGGTTCCCTTACCCAAACTCCCGAGCATAACATTGccgcagaacatatgacagattGAATCATAAGATTACATGCTGATGTTCAGGCCCAGTTGAAGGCATCCAATGACAAGTACAAGAAGGCTGACACACATTGGCGTTTGAAGTATTCAATGTGGGCGACAATGTGATGGTTCATTTGCACAAATAGATATTTCCGACCGAGATGTATAATAAGCTGACaaacaagaagattggaccggtacccaTCCTCcataagatcaatgacaatgcttatgctATTGATCTTCATGAAGATATGGAGATTTCACGCATGTTCAACATGGTGGACCTATATGAGTATAAAAAACCCAATCCGACGAATAACTCGAGgataagttcttttgaagtggagaggACTGATCTTGAATAGGTCACGGACTcattcatggctaagatggaccgaAGCAACAAAGCCAAGAAGGATCGAACACACTCAGCATAGTTCGACAGGTCAAAATTGTGCCACAAATTCTAGATTGATTGTTATCTGGTTTCTGCTAGTTTAAACAGGTCAATAGGTCGAAATCCAGTTCAACAGGTCGACAAATCGGGTTGACAAGTCGAAAATCATAGAATTTATGATTCAAGTCTCTAGCACTTTTTGTTTGTTTTGACCTGTCAACCCGACTGGTCGACGGGTGCGGGAAATTTGTGTGATTTTCTGAATTTGTTTCGTAGTTTGATTAGAACTTTTTTATTACATTTTAAAGATTTGTTTAAGGCTATTTAAAGGGTgttaaactcgtttttattcattcattaatttttaaaataaatttttttttttttttaaaaacaattctTAAcaagttttcttctttcttcttgtgGATTAAAgattctcttgtggattcaagagagccttgtggattcaaggtagtTATcaattgaggaagatggtgatcgacctcatcacatcctcccCTGTGTCAGGTTACGACACCTGTTAAAAAAAAGTCCCACAACAGCGATTATGGCCCTTTAATAGCCTGTTATAGGCTGATAtagtttatttatatataaaaaaataaaaacaaaaataaaaaatgggcaTAATGGCCATTAAAGGGGGCGCAACGCCCATTATGGCCCGTATCGTAATCGTAATTACAGTGGCCATTACAGCTActattaccgttattgaataccttggtttccattgcacatggccaaaccatccaagtctactatCCCACATCTCATTACCCATTGGTGCTACTCTTAAATTCCCTACAATGTTATCTTTATAATTTTATTCtttctcatcttgccactcatccatctcaacatcctcatttcaactgcACATCCTATGAAttgccactcatccatttcaacatcctCATTCTAGCTgcacatcctatgaacatgatgtCATCCCTTGACTGCTCAACATTCTACATAAAGCATGGTGGTTTAATGGTTGGTCTTAACAGAGTATCAAATTGTATGTCATATACGTAATACCAACAAACACCCACCACCCACCCACACGCCCATGCACATGTATGCACACATTCAAATAAGACCAACCCTACCACAGATTGTGGTAAATTTTAGTGTGGGGCCTATCGTGATGCGTGTATGAAATCCAAGCTGACCATCAGGTGTGCCTCGTCTTTTTATCCTAGGGGCCCCAACATCACAATGATCCATGATTTAGGCAGGCCATAATAATAAGAAATAGTTGGGAGGGAGACGCACACCAATGGCTgtgtatgggtcccaccatgttgtgtatatgaaatttcaatccattcatttgatacATCTAGGGAGGATAGTACATGACAAATAGCAATCCATTTTACAAGTCAAGTGCACCAAAGTGCAATTGAGGGTGTCTCCCTCCCAACTATTtccctttttgtggcccacctcagccaCTGATCAATGTAATTTTTGGCACCTAACCTAAAATGACCAGGTAACTTGATGGTCAGGTTGGATTTCagacatgcatcatgttgggctcCACTCTACTTGACCTACCACAACCTATGATAAGGTCAACTGTATAGGAGTTATCCCATGTATTCATTCATCAATTCAGCGATGccttaaaaaaaggaaagaaagaaacaaccCTGCTCATCTCAAGCCCTTAATTACATTTAGGAGGTAGTGGACGTACGAATAAATGGGCATGCGTGTGGCACCCATGACTATCAAGTGAATCTCCTATTCGAAGTGGTTTACCTCCTTCCTATATTGGATAGGTCAACTCCCTTGCATCACCATTGCATTTCCACCTTTACCCACCTACAACTCTTTTATGTTTTCTGTCACGAATTGGTGCCTAAATTTGTCAATTATTATTGCACACTCGTGGTTTAGTCACTCACCTCATGCCTTGCCTTCCCCTTACCGTAAATAGGTGAAGGCTCATCTATTATGCTGACTGGCTTGTTTTCTAATAACTTACATCAATAGATAGGAATTCTTCAATCTTTCTAATTAACAAAAAGAATGAGGGATCACATAGTTTCTACTGAACCTCTGAAGCGCCTTATCATCAAAAGATATATGGAAAATATTCACATACTATCAATAGTACTGTAAGCTGATAGCACtaccaagttgtgtgggccccactatggtgtatgagtgcaatccaagctgtccattaggGACACCTTCAATAGTACTGTAAGCTTATAGCACTgccaagttgtgtgggccccactatggtgtatgagtgcaatccaagctgtccattaggGACACCTTCAATAGTACTGTAAGCTTATAGCACTGCCAAGttgtgtgagccccactatggtgtgtgagtgcaatccaagctgtccattaggGACACCTGCTTTTTTTACCCCAAGCTTATATCACTgccaagttgtgtgggccccactatggtgtatgagtgcaatccaagctgtccattaggGACACCTTCAATAGTACTGTAAGCTTATAGCACTGCCAAGTTGTGTAAGCCCCACTATGGTGTGTGAGtgcaatccaagctgtccattaggGACACCTGCTTTTTTAACCCCAACAACCCAAAATACAagacaatccatgacttgggccaCATTAGGGGAAATAATTGGAGGATATCAAACTGTACCCATAGCTGGTGTCACACATGCGATGCACATGAAGAGGGATGTAGTAGTTCTCGAGACGTGGGAGAGGCGGGTGGAGAagtgggagttatttgatacatcGTATGGTGTCACCATCGATGCATAGCTACTTTGAAATTACACTTGTGGTGCATTTCATCTCAATCAAACTAATCAAACTATCTAAATTCTGAGATCCACATTAAATAGAATATATTTTAAACTCAAATTGATTTAACTATCTTAATATTAGATGAATAAGCATTTATTTGTTGTATTTGGACCATTGACTGTTTTCTTGCGGTCATCCATTAGCTATCCACAAATCACACAATTATAGAATCAAGTCACTATATATTTGTGTTTAAGATCCACCTGAATCAAATACCCATAATTTGTAGTTTGATTTCATGGTACTTGTATAATTTCTTAGTGTTGGCATGTCAACCATCTCCCTctcccagagtatcaaagtcCCTTGTTCTCTTTCTAAAAAGCAAAATTCGAACAAATTGTTAGCACCTCATGATGACCTAAACCCTTTCTTTTGTTATAAATTCCGAAAGCTAACTTACCCTTTCTTTTTAGTATAAAACCTTTCCATGCCCTTCTAAAAGGTATTATATCCTAAAACTAATTGCATGAACAAATTGTGTGGGTAAAATTGTCCCTTGCTACTTGGGTTATATATAGTACATGCTAtacaatatgatataatataCTGTGTATGATATAAAATATGATGTAATGATATAATGTACTAAATTGGATTATAAGATATATAGTACCATCAGTATGCATATATCATCAGATTGATTGCATGCATGCCACACAATTTTAATGTTTCCCTTCACTATTATCCACAACAATGGTTTATAAATATTCCAAACTCAAAGTGATTTCCAATATCATTTTTAATACTGTTACACAGGAAACATGGAAAGCATGTAATAGACCCATTCATGTAGGAAACATATGCAAAAtgctaagaaaagaaagaaaaaaaaaaaaaaaaatagcaacgAATTTTTTGACATGCTAGATTTAACAAGGATTGTATAACCAAGATCACAAACTTCTCTATAACAAGTACCACACGTGGATAGCAGTTTAAGAATATTTTACTTTGTTACCCATAAATATGCTTTCACAACAATGTTTTGAATATCTTCCAAACTCAAGTGATTTCCATTATCATTCATAATACCAGTTGTTTAGGGGTTCTGATGATAAAATTAGGGGTACAAGTTGTTAATTTGAGAATTATAGCACAAAGTTGCTTATGTGGGTTGCTGCGGTACATTTATTCTGCATTTTGTATATAAATTTGATATCATAAATCTATACAAAATGACATTTTTATTATAGACCAACGTCATATTATTTGCATGCTATTGCATAAATCAAGGTACAATTTTCTACCTTATAAATATATATGATCTGTATTTCCCTACAGTTGCCATTTGTAGAGCGGATGAATCATCAACATTCAGAATAGCACACAAATGTATACAGATACCTAGGAGCGGAATTTCGTGTGTAGCTATCATGCAAGGCAAAACAAAAGTAAATCCAAGGAACTCACTTTGAACAAGATTGCCGCAGATAATCGCTCTCTCAGGCAGTAAATCTGAGCGACATCAAGTGCTGTGGACTCGAATGAAAGCCATCGATCAACAACCACCGAAACAGTATTCTCAGGTGAGGACATGATTCTTTCTCCTTGTTGTCCTGATGATGAGGCTTGCATCTCCATCTCATCATCCTCACTGCCAGAATCTTCTGCATCATCATCACTCCCATCATCACTATCATGTGCAGGAGCCACAACCATCTCCGTTGCGAGCAACAATAACGGATATGGCCCAACAACCGTACATTTTTTTATGTACATACCCCCATCCCCACGTGTTATCTCATCGTAAATGATAAGGGGGCGATGATGAATAGATTTACTAAACGATAACTTAAAATTAGAGGAATGAGGATGCAAGCGAACTTTAGCACCACTGGCAGTCTCCACAACAGCTCTTTGATTGTTTCTACGAGGCGGAAGCAATCTTCCAACCATCGGATAAGTGCCAGCCACGAGGACTGCATGAAGGATACCCGGGTCTTGAGCATTCAGGCTACACTTGGATGCATCTTCAGGAATAAACCCATTCTTAGCCAGTTCACTCTGAAGCTGCTTCCGCATGCTGAATAACATGTTCATGGTGCTTGAGGAGACAAAATATCGAGAACAGAATTGGGCTTCTTGACCTTTATTCTTTGCACATCTCCAGCACTCGAATGCTGCTATGATGGTTAGCTGATCGCTGTGCCCACCATACAATGAGGAAAGCTCGAGCTTGGCTGCTGTGGCTCTCTTTTTCTCGTCTGGGGCCATTGGAAGAAGAAAGGGATCTCGATAGTCAGAAGCACATGCTAAAGTCAGTGCAGGGTCGAGGCAGTTCATCAAGATGGCAAAAAACAGCATTTTGCTGGTTGAAGGATGTACAGGTAGAGATCCCAGTTTTTTGCCAAGTTCTGTGAGCTTTTCATCATGTGTCAAGGCCCCAATatcttgaaggactatgactgCATTGCGTATAGTTTCAAAAACTGGTGGGTCCAAAGTCTTCTGTATAAAATCAACTATTTTACAATGTGGATTGAGCATCTTCACCTGTTGAGTGGAGAATTTAGATAAGCAACAAAGCATTGACTGGCTGTTATATGATACTCAGAACTAACAGAGTTTCTTTGTTTAACACATAAATTGTACAGACAGGGCACCATATCCACGATGttgatctggtggggcccatcatgaaatGGATCATACCAATATATCCCCTATCAGAGGCTCCAAGCCATTCGTGTAAACAGACAATTAGAAAAAATGACTGATACGAAGGAGAAATATCGGAGATCTACCAGTGATCATGACAGACGCCCACCATATGTAAAATTAGGATCACTAAAATGTATGGAAGATGCAGTTTTTTAGGCCAAGCAAATGCTCAATTAAAAAATGAGTATGTCCCCTGAACTAATAAGGAATCAAAGAGAATAAAATAACTGAATGCTTGCCTGCAAACAGAGATCCTCAATTGGTATCCGCTTGATTTCAGGAACTTGGAAATCAGGAAGAGACGCCGCACGAGTTTTGGAATAAAGATGGTAACAAATTCCTGGTTGGCAACGGCCAGCACGACCCTGCCGCTGTTTTGCACTAGCTTTTGAAACCCAAGCAGAATGGAGTGTTGATACATTGTTATAAGGATCATAACTTTTCTCTTTCATTCGGCCACTGTCTATAACGTAAACTACATCGTCAATCGTAACTGCAGTCTCGGCAATGTTAGTCGAGAGGATTATTTTACGGGTACCAGCAGGCGGCCGTCTAAAAACCTTTTTCTGCTCCACGGATGGAATCATGGAGTGAAGAGATATGATAAGAAACTTGGAAGAATCTTTAAAAAACGGTGAAGCAAGTAATCTTTCACGGGTTTGATTTATATCATCCCATCCTGGCAGAAAAACAAGAATTGCACCTTCCTTTGAATCAATACATATTTTCCTCAACAATCGCTCGATTAGAACAGTATCAATATGTTCTGGATTGACACTAGCTAGATATTTTTCAAGTAGCTGTTGCACTTCGGCTGACCTTGAAATATCATTCTCCATGTGCTTTTTTAAAATATCCACAACTTCATCCTGATTTTCTTGTTGGGCCCAATGCAATGCAGTGCTTCCATCTTTAGCACATAGATAGCAGTCCGCACCAAGTGACAGGAGCCTACAAACATCACCAATTCGACCTTTTCTGGCAAAAACCATCAATGGCGACGCACCCGTCAATGAGTGCTGGTAATTATAGATTTTTGGAGTTGCAGAAGTAGAAACTAATTCTAGCAGGAGATCAAACTCATCACTGGACAATGCCAAGTCAATAGATTCATCCAAGGCAGTTCTGTACTCATCCGTTAAGAGATCGACATCATCAGCATCACCCAAGACAGAGGGATCGAGATGATTGCCCTCCGTTAATCCCAGGATAGAAAGCACATCCTCCAAATAGAAAGTCTTGACCTGAACAAATTTACTTCCAAATTAAAGTGAACTATAAAGTGATTAAAAGAAGTGAAACTGCATGTCTATAAGAGACGTATTTTACAGGATAAGTGAAGCCGGGGACCCGAATAATAGGGCAGCTGCCAAAATATTGAGAAAACCGCTCAGCGTTGATAGTAGCACTCATAAGGATCTGTTGGCTTAAAGAAATGATCATAGTAATACATTAATAATAGATAAATTAAAAGGTTAAAAATAAATGCAGGAAAAAGAAGATTTGAAGCATAAATGCTAGAGAGGTTTGCCTAACTCTACAAGTTTGTAGGTCCCAGTCCAACTAAACACTGCCACATGTACCTTCATGGCACAAGCATGTGTAACCAAGAAGCAAATCAGGTCCCCGTCATGTATGTGCCCTAGCACAAGCATCAGGCTACAACTCATCAGAGGGCCATgcatggaaattaaacatcaaCCAACGCCCAAATTTTTCTTGACAGCCCGTTATTTTCATAGACTGGCCCGCAAGATTAGTTGGTTGTCCTGACTCTTCGGCACACGCATGATGGGCCCACTGAGGGGCTTGGATCTTGAACACTTgcgacatgctggcatgtgtgccTGTCTATTTAGATACCCAGATCTACAAGCACATAGGATAGCAAACATCTATCCTAGAAAACTAGAAGAGTGTGAGTAATTATACTAACCAGACGTAGATGAGGACAAAATGGAAGCAAGTCTCTGCATAAAAGCAGAACAAAGCTGGTCAAATAATATGCATAGGGATTCCTACATACGATCAATTTACTTCAGGAGATGTTTCCCACACAATATCATGCGTGAACATTGGCATGCATGAGCTACGCTCCTTATATAGTTTATAAATTTGTAATACCAGTTATGAAAATCAAATCACTAATATGGTTGAATAAGTAGATTCTTGCAGAAATATCATGCTATTCTCTGATATCCTTAAtttcttttcaaaaataaaagggaTGTCCAATTTATAAAATCCACATTGGATGTCTTGTACTTAAGTCTGACAATGATATAAAGCAAAACCAAGTGTGCCTTTTCTAAGCATGTACCTGAGAATTGCAAGCATAAAATCAGCAAAGCGATCCCTTTCATGAATTTCATCCtacaaaaataaacattttgagcAGTTGCTATAGGGCATTCCAAGCCACCAAACTAGAACATATATGTGAAGGCAGTGAAAACATGAGAATACAAAATTAGATGTAAATAGCCTCAAGCAGTGAAAACATGACAGTAATATGAAAATAGCCTCAAGCATCTAAAACACATCACACTACACACACTTGAGAACACAAAATTAGATGTAAGGAAGCTTAGAGGATAAGGAGTGCAAAGAAATATTTGGAGAGTAAATCCAAGAACAACATCTCACActagaataaaataaaacatacaacCAACACACAGCAGACCTCAAAAACTAAAATTACATGTAGCTCCCCAACTTTTGTTTGCGATTTTGATAACTTTGTCTTAAGGTCGAGAAGCCGTCAGAAAATAAGTCATAAAAATTGTCACCTTGGAGTTCTTCTAAGAAGTTGGAGAATAGATTCCTTTACTAGGTAATTATTTACAATCTCCCTAAACAATGATATCAGCATTCCTGGAATTTCCATGACTTCAATAACCAAGAATAAGGAATAATTTCTATAATTTTTTTGAAGGATGAAATTATTATTAGGCCAAAAGGCATGAAAGAAAAACCGACAACAAAACAAacagagaaaataataataataataataataataataataataaaaagaaagaaaacagaaatagaagaaaaacaaagaaaagccaaaaaccctaaaaattaTACAACTCAAAGACAAtacaaaaacagaaaagaaaaacaaagaagccGAAAAACCTAAAAACTATACAACTCAAGGAGGCCGCGCACCCCAAAAGGAACTAGCACCCTAAAGCAAGCTGATGCAAAGCCATAGAAGATGCAGCCCAATCAACCCAAACGAAGGAGGAGAACAACGGATCCTCGTCAAGATCATTGGGACTCAAGAGTTTGAACGAGGACTTCACCGAACATTTTTCGAAAGGGTGAAGGAGCCACACGATCAAATCACTTTCTGTTGGGGAGGGCCGAGAGCTCCATAGC
This region of Magnolia sinica isolate HGM2019 chromosome 1, MsV1, whole genome shotgun sequence genomic DNA includes:
- the LOC131250770 gene encoding DExH-box ATP-dependent RNA helicase DExH6 isoform X1, encoding MGKRGQRKANGEREETLPNVLETTRIQITKRLEEFRAGDAEVYTFEPNLTNPERAVVHELCRKMGMVSKSSGRGKQRCVSVYKSKKKQVSVVKGKENVTCLTFSEETKDVLRDLFTNYPPDDGELNEETPMNYSGNDNKGQGKQDSSFCRPSMGKAEIAKKVDLLASRINEAPHLRKIIEDRSKLPIVSFKDVITSTLESHQVVLVSGETGCGKTTQVPQFLLDHMWGKGETCKVVCTQPRRISAISVAERISYERGEDVGDSVGYKIRLESKGGKNSSIVFCTNGILLRMLIGMGAGTSNKEVANESLKDVFEITHIIVDEIHERDRFADFMLAILRDLLPFCPHLRLILMSATINAERFSQYFGSCPIIRVPGFTYPVKTFYLEDVLSILGLTEGNHLDPSVLGDADDVDLLTDEYRTALDESIDLALSSDEFDLLLELVSTSATPKIYNYQHSLTGASPLMVFARKGRIGDVCRLLSLGADCYLCAKDGSTALHWAQQENQDEVVDILKKHMENDISRSAEVQQLLEKYLASVNPEHIDTVLIERLLRKICIDSKEGAILVFLPGWDDINQTRERLLASPFFKDSSKFLIISLHSMIPSVEQKKVFRRPPAGTRKIILSTNIAETAVTIDDVVYVIDSGRMKEKSYDPYNNVSTLHSAWVSKASAKQRQGRAGRCQPGICYHLYSKTRAASLPDFQVPEIKRIPIEDLCLQVKMLNPHCKIVDFIQKTLDPPVFETIRNAVIVLQDIGALTHDEKLTELGKKLGSLPVHPSTSKMLFFAILMNCLDPALTLACASDYRDPFLLPMAPDEKKRATAAKLELSSLYGGHSDQLTIIAAFECWRCAKNKGQEAQFCSRYFVSSSTMNMLFSMRKQLQSELAKNGFIPEDASKCSLNAQDPGILHAVLVAGTYPMVGRLLPPRRNNQRAVVETASGAKVRLHPHSSNFKLSFSKSIHHRPLIIYDEITRGDGGMYIKKCTVVGPYPLLLLATEMVVAPAHDSDDGSDDDAEDSGSEDDEMEMQASSSGQQGERIMSSPENTVSVVVDRWLSFESTALDVAQIYCLRERLSAAILFKVKHPRKVLPPALGASIYAIACILSYDGLSGISPAMESVDSLTSMVNAAGLDKTASGKQFRPPVAGGRRGMGQNPSNPSGFLKSLISDMHIRSPSNLHKSKMPQSNSMHWNDPSTDNNFPSLTPLGKHHTPQRTPFQGPSSSGATSRNGSFKRPRGSGPR
- the LOC131250770 gene encoding DExH-box ATP-dependent RNA helicase DExH6 isoform X2, with the protein product MGKRGQRKANGEREETLPNVLETTRIQITKRLEEFRAGDAEVYTFEPNLTNPERAVVHELCRKMGMVSKSSGRGKQRCVSVYKSKKKQVSVVKGKENVTCLTFSEETKDVLRDLFTNYPPDDGELNEETPMNYSGNDNKGQGKQDSSFCRPSMGKAEIAKKVDLLASRINEAPHLRKIIEDRSKLPIVSFKDVITSTLESHQVVLVSGETGCGKTTQIRLESKGGKNSSIVFCTNGILLRMLIGMGAGTSNKEVANESLKDVFEITHIIVDEIHERDRFADFMLAILRDLLPFCPHLRLILMSATINAERFSQYFGSCPIIRVPGFTYPVKTFYLEDVLSILGLTEGNHLDPSVLGDADDVDLLTDEYRTALDESIDLALSSDEFDLLLELVSTSATPKIYNYQHSLTGASPLMVFARKGRIGDVCRLLSLGADCYLCAKDGSTALHWAQQENQDEVVDILKKHMENDISRSAEVQQLLEKYLASVNPEHIDTVLIERLLRKICIDSKEGAILVFLPGWDDINQTRERLLASPFFKDSSKFLIISLHSMIPSVEQKKVFRRPPAGTRKIILSTNIAETAVTIDDVVYVIDSGRMKEKSYDPYNNVSTLHSAWVSKASAKQRQGRAGRCQPGICYHLYSKTRAASLPDFQVPEIKRIPIEDLCLQVKMLNPHCKIVDFIQKTLDPPVFETIRNAVIVLQDIGALTHDEKLTELGKKLGSLPVHPSTSKMLFFAILMNCLDPALTLACASDYRDPFLLPMAPDEKKRATAAKLELSSLYGGHSDQLTIIAAFECWRCAKNKGQEAQFCSRYFVSSSTMNMLFSMRKQLQSELAKNGFIPEDASKCSLNAQDPGILHAVLVAGTYPMVGRLLPPRRNNQRAVVETASGAKVRLHPHSSNFKLSFSKSIHHRPLIIYDEITRGDGGMYIKKCTVVGPYPLLLLATEMVVAPAHDSDDGSDDDAEDSGSEDDEMEMQASSSGQQGERIMSSPENTVSVVVDRWLSFESTALDVAQIYCLRERLSAAILFKVKHPRKVLPPALGASIYAIACILSYDGLSGISPAMESVDSLTSMVNAAGLDKTASGKQFRPPVAGGRRGMGQNPSNPSGFLKSLISDMHIRSPSNLHKSKMPQSNSMHWNDPSTDNNFPSLTPLGKHHTPQRTPFQGPSSSGATSRNGSFKRPRGSGPR